The following coding sequences lie in one Stenotrophomonas rhizophila genomic window:
- a CDS encoding NADH-quinone oxidoreductase subunit C, translated as MAEQAPSFIDRLSAHFAGAQVFVVEPRGEVTLEVPAADWHATAVALRDVFGFEQAVDLCGLDYLGYGSDEWDTADVSSQGFSRGVEGKSVGRFAWGEFPTRETSDGAQPQPIPLQRFAVVAQLRSYQHNLTMRIRCFAPNEELPVVASLTDVWPGLNWFEREAFDLFGVIFEGHPDLRRILTDYGFVGHPFRKDFPLIGNVEVRYDEEKKRVIYEPVTSVEPRVGVPRVIRDDARFQTAAGESAQTEAVK; from the coding sequence ATGGCAGAGCAAGCACCTTCCTTCATCGACCGACTCTCCGCACATTTTGCTGGTGCGCAGGTCTTCGTGGTCGAACCCCGCGGCGAAGTGACGCTGGAAGTGCCCGCCGCTGACTGGCATGCCACGGCTGTGGCGCTGCGCGACGTATTCGGTTTCGAGCAGGCCGTCGATCTGTGCGGCCTGGACTACCTCGGCTACGGCAGCGACGAATGGGATACGGCCGATGTGTCGTCCCAGGGCTTCAGCCGTGGCGTCGAGGGCAAGTCCGTCGGCCGTTTCGCCTGGGGTGAATTCCCCACCCGCGAAACCAGCGATGGCGCCCAGCCGCAGCCGATCCCGCTGCAGCGTTTCGCCGTGGTCGCCCAGCTGCGTTCCTACCAGCACAACCTCACCATGCGCATCCGTTGCTTTGCGCCGAATGAGGAACTGCCGGTTGTCGCCTCGCTGACCGATGTATGGCCGGGCCTGAACTGGTTCGAGCGCGAGGCGTTCGACCTGTTCGGCGTGATCTTCGAAGGCCACCCGGACCTGCGCCGGATCCTGACCGACTACGGCTTCGTCGGCCATCCGTTCCGCAAGGATTTCCCGCTGATCGGCAACGTCGAAGTGCGCTACGACGAAGAGAAGAAGCGCGTGATCTACGAACCGGTGACCTCGGTGGAGCCGCGCGTCGGCGTGCCGCGCGTGATCCGTGACGATGCCCGTTTCCAGACCGCTGCCGGCGAAAGCGCGCAGACGGAGGCAGTAAAGTGA
- a CDS encoding NADH-quinone oxidoreductase subunit D — protein MNFGPQHPAAHGVLRLILEMDGETIMRADPHVGLLHRGTEKLAESKPFNQSIGYMDRLDYVSMMCNEHAYVRAIETLMGIEAPERAQYIRTLFDEITRILNHLMWLGSNALDLGAMAVMLYAFREREELMDCYEAVSGARMHAAYYRPGGVYRDLPDRMPKYTESRWHKGKALKNLNAAREGSLLDFLENFTVEFPKRVDEYETLLTDNRIWKQRTVGIGVVTPELAHAWGMTGVMLRGSGIAWDLRKKQPYAKYDAVEFDIPLGKEGDCYDRYLCRVAEMRESNRIIKQCVAWLKANPGPVMVKNFKVAPPSREDMKDDMEALIHHFKLFSEGYCVPAGETYAAVEAPKGEFGCYLMSDGANKPFRVHLRAPGFAHLSSIDSIVRGHMLADVVAMIGTYDLVFGEVDR, from the coding sequence ATGAACTTCGGTCCCCAGCATCCGGCCGCGCACGGTGTGCTGCGCCTGATCCTGGAAATGGACGGCGAAACCATCATGCGTGCCGACCCCCACGTGGGCCTGCTGCACCGTGGTACCGAGAAGCTGGCCGAGTCCAAGCCGTTCAACCAGTCGATCGGCTACATGGATCGCCTGGATTACGTGTCGATGATGTGCAACGAGCACGCCTACGTGCGCGCGATCGAAACCCTGATGGGGATCGAGGCGCCGGAGCGTGCGCAGTACATCCGCACCCTGTTCGACGAAATCACCCGCATCCTGAACCACCTGATGTGGCTGGGGTCCAACGCGCTCGATCTGGGCGCGATGGCGGTCATGCTGTACGCCTTCCGCGAACGCGAAGAGCTGATGGACTGCTACGAAGCGGTCTCCGGCGCACGCATGCACGCGGCGTACTACCGTCCGGGCGGCGTCTACCGCGACCTACCGGACCGCATGCCCAAGTACACCGAATCGCGCTGGCACAAGGGCAAGGCCCTGAAGAACCTCAACGCCGCGCGCGAAGGTTCGCTGCTCGATTTCCTCGAGAACTTCACCGTTGAATTCCCGAAGCGTGTCGACGAGTACGAAACCCTGCTCACCGACAACCGCATCTGGAAGCAGCGTACCGTCGGCATCGGCGTGGTCACCCCTGAACTGGCGCATGCCTGGGGCATGACCGGCGTGATGCTGCGCGGCTCGGGCATTGCCTGGGATCTGCGCAAGAAGCAGCCGTATGCCAAGTACGACGCCGTCGAGTTCGACATCCCGCTGGGCAAGGAAGGCGATTGCTACGATCGCTACCTGTGCCGCGTGGCCGAAATGCGCGAATCCAACCGCATCATCAAGCAGTGCGTGGCGTGGCTGAAGGCCAACCCGGGCCCGGTGATGGTGAAGAACTTCAAGGTCGCCCCGCCCAGCCGGGAAGACATGAAGGACGACATGGAAGCGCTGATCCATCACTTCAAGCTGTTCAGTGAAGGCTACTGCGTCCCGGCCGGCGAAACCTACGCCGCCGTCGAAGCGCCCAAGGGCGAGTTCGGCTGCTACCTGATGTCCGATGGCGCCAACAAGCCGTTCCGCGTGCACCTGCGCGCGCCCGGCTTCGCCCATCTGTCCTCGATCGACTCGATCGTACGCGGGCACATGCTCGCCGACGTGGTCGCCATGATCGGTACCTACGATCTGGTGTTCGGCGAGGTGGACCGGTGA
- the nuoE gene encoding NADH-quinone oxidoreductase subunit NuoE translates to MKATGNFEAARDVDPMVVLNDKTRAHIDHWLAKFPPDRKRSAVLQGLHAAQEQNAGWLTDELIAGVAKYLDLPPVWAYEVASFYSMFELEKVGRHNVAFCTNISCWLNGAEDLVAHAEKKLGCKTGQSTADGRVYLKREEECLAGCAGAPMMVINGHYHERLTVEKVDELLDGLE, encoded by the coding sequence ATGAAGGCGACAGGTAATTTCGAGGCGGCGCGCGACGTCGACCCGATGGTGGTCTTGAATGACAAGACCCGTGCGCACATCGATCACTGGCTGGCCAAGTTCCCGCCGGATCGCAAGCGCTCGGCTGTCCTGCAGGGCCTGCACGCCGCACAGGAACAGAATGCAGGCTGGCTGACCGACGAGCTGATCGCCGGCGTGGCCAAGTATCTGGACCTGCCGCCGGTGTGGGCCTACGAAGTGGCCAGCTTCTACTCGATGTTCGAGCTGGAGAAGGTCGGCCGCCACAACGTTGCCTTCTGCACCAACATCAGCTGCTGGCTGAACGGCGCCGAGGACCTGGTCGCGCACGCCGAGAAGAAGCTCGGCTGCAAGACCGGCCAGTCCACCGCCGACGGCCGCGTCTACCTCAAGCGTGAAGAAGAATGCCTGGCCGGTTGCGCCGGTGCGCCGATGATGGTCATCAATGGCCATTACCACGAGCGCCTGACCGTCGAGAAAGTCGACGAGCTGCTGGACGGGTTGGAGTAA